The following coding sequences lie in one Chelonia mydas isolate rCheMyd1 chromosome 6, rCheMyd1.pri.v2, whole genome shotgun sequence genomic window:
- the SRRM2 gene encoding serine/arginine repetitive matrix protein 2 isoform X3 translates to MYNGIGLPTPRGSGTNGYVQRNLSAVRHKKERTDYKSEEELRKLESSLVKKPNQEILDHERKRKVELKCLELAELMEEQGYAEGEIQEKVATFRLMLVEKDVALGKEGEQQPEQKPAVTETHQLAEANEKKNERLRAAFGISENYVDGSSFDPNRRAKEAAAAKQQQEQHSLVRESSSSRSPSPKQKKKKKKKDRGRSESRSPSRRERKKSSKKKKHRSESDSKKRKHRSPSPKSKHKAKEKKRKRSTSESASQKGRRGRSSSPDSSSSSDSSRSRSRSVTTQKRASRPSVSPAAPPRRRADPEGAPKDAPKRDHSASPEVSRRAQSGSPREGRDKREKQSSRRSPRQRSSSLSPVSEGKQKDKDHPRQPERKSTPTPTSAREPRPQRRSPSPEPARERASSGHKRPPSKETKSPRSSSPPPKKPVADRPKSPSLGAAPSAPATTRKAPSPQPSRSGSESDEDSSSSSPERDKPAPSRQEKSRGSQRRDRSSSSPEPSQPAKAAPKPSSRRERSGTPAKSAKTRSLSKRDAKSRSRTPPSRRERSRTPPRRGGRSRTPPRRGARSRTPPRRGRSRSRSPQWRGRSRSPQRWGRSRSRTPPRWGKSRTPQRRGRSRSPQRRGWSRSRTPQRPGWSRSRNTARRGRSRTPPRRGRSRSRTPPRRGRSRSRTPPRRGRSRSRTPPRRGRSRSRTPPRRGRSRSRTPPRRGRSRSRTPPRRGRSGSSPRREKSLISARRSRSGSSAERRKKSRLLLRRSRSDSSPEVKQKSRKVSRRSRSTSSPRLRKKSRSSPRRSRSGSSPRPKKKSRSSPRRSRSGSSPALKKKSRTPSRRRRRRSGLSPALKKKSRTPPRRSRSGSSPEVKKKSRSSPRRRRSGSSPLARKKSRSPPRRSRSRSSPVLKKKSRSPPRRSRSRSSPVLKKKSRSPPRRGRSGSSSVVKKKSRSPPVRGRSGSSPALREKSRSPLRRSRSGSSPAVREKSRSPPRRSRSGSSPAVREKSRSPPRRSRSGSSPAVREKSRSPPRRSRSGSSPAVREKSRSPPRRSRSGSSPAVREKSRSPPRRSRSGSSPAVREKSSSPPRRSRSGSSPAVREKPRSPPRRSRSRSSPEQREKSTSPPARGRSGSSPGLKKKSSSPQRQSGLGSSPAVEGKSRSSPGRSRSGSSPELKKVSKTSPRHSGAVSSPVVEEKSSLLPRCSQSGSSPELMKKSRSPPARGRSGSSPELNDKSSSPLPRHSQSGSSPGPKKKSRSPPRCVKPGASPVVKEKSRSPQPWQSRSGSSPEVKKKSPSPPMRGVSAEQAKSRSPPSLSGPGSLLTLKGKSSSPPRRSRSGSSPGSGSKLGAVSKHSRPVVSPEATELVRILAGQVKPMSPETKDKYGMSPRRSRLGSSPGIREKSRTPPSSSESSPERAEISSSPLRRSRSGSPPRPREKSRSPPRPREKSRSPPRPREKSRSPPRPREKSRSPPRPREKSRSPPRPREKSRSPPRPREKSRSPPRPREKSRSPPRPREKSRSPPRPREKSRSPPRPREKSRSPPRPREKSRSPPRPREKSRSPPRPREKSRSPPRPREKSRSPPRPREKSRSPPRPREKSRSPPRRSRSGSSPRPREKSRSPARYGSSGSFLRSREKSRSPARYSISGSSLRLREKSRSPPRRGRSGSSPRPREKLGASPRSSRSGSSPERPKGPTRRGRSSSPSRRGKWRSSLRRGRSGSSPRRTRSRSISRRGKSRSSLRRDRSISSPGRSRSRSTSRFSRRRERSPSSPRRGRSRTPPRRARAGSSPRRRGSRQPRSRSPPKLDVSRTPASSYRGRSKASPARTRSGSGSPKRAGRRSRSPPVLEKYPKVGAADKTAPGRAEKTSPMVVVPIRRSPSCSPPVPDEASPKARKAHSPAPKIHSPRPEGSLGAVRNGGPAPAWTLNSCPVAPGGSPPAGRLPAAKGPEKVRSSSSSSSSSSSASHKVPSPLPAPLPVLPPKEEDREGPKVKSEPPAPEGPGELPDKARSGVPKLLVPLPVPPRTPSKEKRSSSTSSSSSSSSSSSSSSSSSSSDSSSSSSESSHDSPASKGPDLETAKKEPLSPAQKELVREGRPLEVAKRKRRSRSSSSSSSSSTSSSSSSSSSSSSSSSSSSSSSSSSSSSSSSSSPKPGPQPQPKAAPKKLSPEQRRSRSPRKPIDSLRDSRSLSYSPAERRRPSPPEPPPAQRERHSDKPSQRSRGTNSRSPGRKRRRETPSPPHAARRRASRSP, encoded by the exons ATGTACAATGGGATAGGGCTCCCCACTCCCCGGGGCAGCGGCACCAACGGCTACGTCCAGCGCAACCTCTCGGCCGTGCGGCACAAGAAGGAGCGAACCGACTACAAGTCGGAGGAGGAGCTCAGGAAGCTGGAGTCGTCTCTGGTTAAGAAGCCCAACCAGGAGATCCTGGACCATGAGCGCAAGCGGAAGGTGGAGCTGAAATGCCTGGAGCTGGCCGAGCTCATGGAGGAACAGGG TTATGCTGAGGGCGAGATCCAGGAGAAGGTGGCGACCTTTCGGCTCATGCTCGTGGAGAAGGACGTGGCTTTGGGcaaggagggggagcagcagcctgAGCAGAAACCAGC ggtcacAGAGACCCACCAGCTGGCCGAGGCCAATGAAAAGAAGAACGAGCGGCTGAGGGCGGCTTTTGGCATCAGCGAGAATTACGTCGACGGGAGCTCGTTCGACCCCAACCGCAGGGCGAAGGAGGCGGCGGctgccaagcagcagcaggagcagca CAGCTTGGTCCGTGAGTCCAGCAGCTCCCGCTCTCCATCCCCcaagcagaaaaaaaagaaaaagaagaaagatagAGGCAG GTCAGAGAGCAGATCCCCTTCTCGAAGGGAGAGGAAAAAGAGCTCTAAGAAGAAGAAACACAG GTCTGAGTCAGACTCGAAGAAGAGGAAACACAG gtctcccagtcccaagagcaAACACAAAGCCaaggagaagaagaggaagag ATCCACCAGCGAGTCGGCATCGCAGAAGGGCCGAAGAGGTCGCTCGTCCTCTccagactcttcctcctcctcggaCAGCTCGCGGAGCAG GTCCCGGAGTGTCACCACTCAGAAACGGGCTTCCCGGCCCAGCGTGAGCCCCGCCGCGCCGCCGCGGAGGAGAGCTGACCCCGAGGGCGCCCCAAAGGATGCCCCCAAGAGAGATCACTCAGCATCCCCCGAGGTCAGCCGGCGTGCACAGAGTGGCAGCCCCCGGGAGGGTCGAGATAAGCGAGAG AAGCAGTCTTCTCGGCGCTCCCCCCGCCAGCGTTCCTCCTCCCTGTCGCCCGTCTCCGAGGGGAAGCAGAAGGACAAGGATCACCCCCGGCAGCCAGAGCGcaaatccacccccaccccgacctCGGCGCGTGAGCCACGCCCGCAACGCCGCTCCCCGTCCCCTGAGCCGGCCCGGGAGAGGGCCTCGTCCGGCCACAAGCGCCCACCCTCCAAAGAGACCAAGTCCCCCCGTTCCTCCTCCCCGCCTCCAAAAAAGCCAGTGGCTGATCGCCCCAAGAGCCCGTCGCTAGGGGCTGCCCCCTCGGCACCGGCCACGACCCGGaaggccccctccccccagccatccCGCTCAGGCTCTGAGAGTGACGaagactcctcctcctcttctcccgaGCGGGATAAGCCGGCCCCAAGCAGGCAGGAGAAATCGAGGGGCTCCCAGCGCCGGGACCGCTCCAGTTCTTCCCCGGAGCCCTCCCAGCCTGCTAAGGCTGCCCCCAAGCCCTCGTCCCGGCGTGAGCGATCTGGCACCCCCGCGAAGAGCGCCAAAACCCGCTCCCTCTCAAAGAGAGACGCTAAGTCACGCTCGCGGACGCCCCCTTCTCGCAGGGAGCGCTCCCGCACCCCGCCCCGCCGGGGAGGGCGTTCCCGCACCCCGCCCCGCCGGGGGGCCCGTTCCCGCACGCCACCGAGACGGGGCCGGTCCCGATCCCGGAGCCCCCAGTGGAGAGGCAGGTCCCGGAGCCCCCAGAGATGGGGCCGTTCCCGTTCCCGCACTCCACCCAGGTGGGGCAAATCCCGTACGCCCCAGAGGAGGGGGAGATCTCGCAGCCCTCAAAGACGAGGATGGTCCCGCTCCAGGACACCCCAGAGGCCTGGCTGGTCTAGGAGCAGGAACACAGCGAGGCGGGGTCGGTCTAGAACCCCGCCCCGGCGAGGCAGGTCCCGGTCTAGAACCCCGCCCCGGCGAGGCAGGTCCCGGTCTAGAACCCCGCCCCGGCGAGGCAGGTCCCGGTCTAGAACCCCGCCCCGGCGAGGCAGGTCCCGGTCTAGAACCCCGCCCCGGCGAGGCAGGTCCCGGTCTAGAACCCCGCCCCGGCGAGGCAGGTCCCGGTCTAGAACCCCGCCCCGGCGAGGCAGGTCAGGGTCCTCTCCCAGGCGGGAAAAATCACTGATTTCAGCCAGGAGGAGCCGCTCTGGGTCGTCAGCTGAGAGGAGGAAGAAATCCAGGCTGCTCCTGCGGAGGAGCCGGTCAGACTCATCGCCAGAAGTAAAGCAGAAATCCAGGAAAGTGTCAAGACGCAGCCGCTCCACATCGTCCCCTCGGCTACGGAAGAAATCCAGATCATCACCCCGGAGGAGCCGCTCTGGCTCATCACCTCGGCCAAAAAAGAAATCCAGATCTTCCCCTCGGAGGAGCCGGTCAGGGTCGTCTCCAGCGCTGAAAAAGAAATCCAGAACGCCgtccagaaggaggaggaggaggtctgGATTGTCTCCGGCACTCAAAAAGAAATCCAGAACACCGCCTAGAAGAAGCCGGTCTGGATCGTCTCCAGAAGTGAAGAAGAAATCCAGGTCATCCCCCAGACGAAGGAGATCTGGATCTTCTCCATTGGCGAGAAAGAAATCCAGATCACCACCGAGACGAAGCAGGTCTAGGTCTTCGCCAGTGTTGAAGAAGAAATCTAGATCACCGCCGAGACGAAGCAGGTCTAGGTCCTCACCAGTGTTGAAGAAGAAATCTAGATCACCCCCGAGACGAGGCAGATCTGGGTCCTCTTCAGTGGTGAAGAAGAAATCCAGATCACCACCTGTGAGAGGCCGATCTGGGTCTTCTCCAGCATTGAGAGAGAAATCTAGATCGCCCCTGAGACGCAGCAGATCTGGATCATCTCCAGCCGTGCGAGAGAAATCTAGATCGCCCCCGAGACGCAGCAGATCTGGATCATCTCCAGCCGTGCGAGAGAAATCTAGATCGCCCCCGAGACGCAGCAGATCTGGATCATCTCCAGCCGTGCGAGAGAAATCTAGATCGCCCCCGAGACGCAGCAGATCTGGATCATCTCCAGCCGTGCGAGAGAAATCTAGATCGCCCCCGAGACGCAGCAGATCTGGATCATCTCCAGCCGTGCGAGAGAAATCTAGATCGCCCCCGAGACGCAGCAGATCTGGATCATCTCCAGCCGTGCGAGAGAAATCTAGTTCGCCCCCGAGACGAAGCAGATCTGGATCATCTCCAGCTGTGCGAGAGAAACCAAGATCGCCTCCGAGACGAAGCAGATCTAGATCCTCAccagaacagagagagaaatctaCATCACCTCCTGCGAGAGGCAGGTCTGGTTCCTCTCCTGGGTTGAAAAAGAAATCCAGTTCTCCTCAAAGGCAAAGTGGGCTTGGATCTTCACCAGCAGTGGAAGGGAAATCCAGATCTTCTCCAGGGAGAAGCAGATCTGGATCCTCTCCAGAATTGAAGAAGGTGTCTAAGACCTCTCCAAGACACAGTGGTGCTGTGTCTTCTCCAGTGGTGGAAGAGAAATCTAGCTTGCTTCCAAGATGTAGCCAGTCTGGATCCTCTCCAGAACTGATGAAGAAATCCAGATCGCCACCTGCGAGAGGCAGGTCTGGATCCTCTCCAGAACTAAATGATAAATCTAGCTCACCACTCCCAAGGCACAGCCAATCAGGATCTTCTCCAGGGCCAAAAAAGAAATCCAGATCACCTCCAAGATGTGTTAAGCCTGGTGCCTCTCCAGTGGTGAAGGAAAAATCCAGATCTCCCCAGCCATGGCAAAGCCGATCCGGATCCTCTCCAGAAGTGAAAAAGAAGTCCCCATCTCCGCCCATGAGAGGGGTCTCTGCAGAGCAAGCAAAATCCAGATCGCCTCCCTCATTGAGCGGACCTGGATCATTGTTGACACTGAAAGGGAAATCCAGTTCGCCCCCAAGACGCAGCCGATCCGGATCCTCTCCAGGGTCAGGAAGCAAGCTTGGGGCAGTTTCAAAACACAGCAGGCCTGTGGTTTCTCCAGAAGCTACAGAGTTAGTGAGGATTTTAGCAGGTCAGGTCAAGCCCATGTCTCCTGAGACAAAAGACAAATATGGAATGTCCCCAagaaggagcaggttggggtcGTCCCCTGGCATCAGAGAGAAATCCAGAACACCTCCAAGCAGCTCGGAGTCTTCTCCGGAACGGGCAGAAATATCCTCATCACCTCTGAGACGCAGCAGATCTGGCTCACCCCCGAGGCCGCGAGAGAAGTCCCGATCGCCCCCGAGGCCGCGAGAGAAGTCCCGATCGCCCCCGAGGCCGCGAGAGAAGTCCCGATCGCCCCCGAGGCCGCGAGAGAAGTCCCGATCGCCCCCGAGGCCGCGAGAGAAGTCCCGATCGCCCCCGAGGCCGCGAGAGAAGTCCCGATCGCCCCCGAGGCCGCGGGAGAAGTCCCGATCGCCCCCGAGGCCGCGGGAGAAGTCCCGATCGCCCCCGAGGCCGCGGGAGAAGTCCCGATCGCCCCCGAGGCCGCGGGAGAAGTCCCGATCGCCCCCGAGGCCGCGGGAGAAGTCCCGATCGCCCCCGAGGCCGCGGGAGAAGTCCCGATCGCCCCCGAGGCCGCGGGAGAAGTCCCGATCGCCCCCGAGGCCGCGGGAGAAGTCCCGATCGCCCCCGAGGCCGCGGGAGAAGTCCCGATCGCCCCCGAGGCCGCGGGAGAAGTCCCGATCGCCCCCGAGGCCGCGGGAGAAGTCCCGATCGCCCCCAAGACGCAGCAGATCTGGCTCATCTCCCAGGCCTCGAGAAAAATCCCGATCTCCTGCAAGGTATGGCAGTTCTGGTTCATTTCTGAGATCTAGAGAGAAATCCAGATCGCCTGCAAGGTACAGTATATCCGGCTCGTCCCTAAGACTTCGAGAGAAATCCAGATCTCCTCCAAGGCGTGGCAGGTCCGGCTCATCCCCGAGACCTCGAGAGAAGCTGGGGGcgtctcccagaagcagccgctcTGGGTCGTCTCCAGAGAGACCCAAGGGCCCGACGAGGCGTGGTCGGTCCAGCTCCCCCTCCAGAAGGGGGAAGTGGAGATCTTCCCTGCGGCGAGGAAGATCTGGGTCGTCGCCCAGGAGAACCCGCTCCCGGTCCATCTCCAGACGAGGCAAATCCAGAAGCTCCCTGCGGAGGGACCGATCCATCTCGTCGCCCGGCAGGAGCCGCTCGAGATCCACCTCGCGGTTCTCCCGCCGCCGGGAGCGCTCGCCGTCCTCGCCCCGCCGCGGCAGATCCCGCACGCCGCCCCGCCGAGCCCGAGCGGGGTCTTCCCCCCGGCGCCGCGGCTCCCGGCAGCCCCGCTCCCGCTCCCCGCCGAAACTGGACGTCTCCCGCACTCCAGCCTCTTCCTACCGTGGCCGCTCGAAGGCGTCACCAGCCAGGACCCGCTCAGGCTCGGGCTCACCGAAACGAGCCGGGAGGAGGTCCCGCTCACCGCCGGTGCTGGAGAAATACCCCAAAGTGGGAGCGGCTGACAAGACAGCACCAGGCAGAGCTGAGAAGACGTCACCCATGGTGGTGGTGCCCATCCGGCGCAGTCCGTCCTGCTCCCCGCCGGTGCCGGACGAGGCCTCCCCCAAAGCCAGGAAagcccattcccctgcccccaagatcCACTCCCCACGGCCAGAGGGATCTCTGGGGGCGGTGAGGAATGGGGGTCCAGCGCCCGCCTGGACCCTGAACTCCTGCCCTGTCGCCCCTGGGGGCTCCCCACCTGCCGGCCGCCTCCCCGCAGCCAAAGGGCCAGAGAAAGTCagatcttcctcctcttcctcttcctcctcctcctctgcctcccacaaggtgcccagccccctgcccgccccactCCCGGTGCTGCCCCCCAAGGAGGAAGACAGGGAAGGGCCAAAGGTCAAGTCGGAGCCGCCAGCCCCGGAGGGCCCTGGGGAGCTGCCAGACAAAGCCCGGAGCGGAGTCCCCAAGCTGCTGGTGCCGCTGCCGGTGCCCCCCCGCACCCCGTCCAAAGAGAAGAGGAGCTCGTCCACCTCCTCGTCGTCCTCCTCGTcttcctcgtcctcgtcctcttcctcttcctcctcctccgacTCCAGCTCCAGCTCTTCGGAGTCCAGCCACGACTCTCCAGCGAGCAAGGGGCCCGACCTGGAAACAGCAAAGAAGGA GCCCCTGAGTCCGGCGCAGAAGGAGCTGGTCCGCGAGGGGCGCCCCCTGGAGGTGGCCAAGCGGAAACGCCGTTCCCGaagctccagcagctccagcagcagctcaacgtcttcatcctcctcctcgtcGTCCTCGTCTTCCTCCTcgtcgtcgtcctcctcctcctcgtcctcttcttcctcctcctcctcttcctcctcctctcctaagcctgggccccagccacagcccaaGGCGGCCCCCAAGAAGCTCTCGCCTGAGCAGAGGCG ctcccggaGCCCCCGGAAACCGATCGACTCCCTGCGTGACTCGCGCTCTCTCAGCTACTCCCCAGCCGAGCGGCGCCGGCCCTcccccccggagccccccccggcccagcgGGAGCGGCACAG TGACAAACCCTCCCAGAGGAGCCGAGGAACCAACAGCCGCTCCCCGGGTCGCAAGCGCAGGCGGGAAACGCCCAGCCCCCCCCACGCTGCCCGTCGCCGAGCGTCCCG GTCGCCATAG